One Ranitomeya imitator isolate aRanImi1 chromosome 1, aRanImi1.pri, whole genome shotgun sequence DNA window includes the following coding sequences:
- the LOC138657548 gene encoding piggyBac transposable element-derived protein 4-like, whose protein sequence is MSDSNAGSSFRHNPRKRVCRFTSDEIMRMLEESDSEHEDEPYVPSDDENYVPQVDVTEEDSDIEQEMVIEHENEYESDESVEDDSVPQSAGDIWTAKDETQWCSNPLPNAQTKSRNVLRQRGGPAAISNLYTAKELFKSIMTPEMCDIILRETNRKAKRVCDAYNNELVQRFPDSSKRPPQKTFKQFTETELHAFLGILIAAGVHRANKENLEEMWNVAALPLIRAAMSRDRFKMILRFIRFDNENTRAERVQTDKAAPIRDIWTMLNSNLERAYKPYHCITVDEQLFPFRGHTKFTQYIPSKPAKYGIKIFWACDSSNAYPLQGQLYTGKPTDGPRQVNIGERTVLDLVSSYKGSGRNVTTDNFFTTMELAKVLNSWNMTLVGTVRKNKRFLPNNMQPAKERPVYSTNFAYNHDATVCSYVPKKNKSVVLLSSMHMTGEVEETLAAKPEIIKYYNITKGGVDVMDKMLGEYTVKRRTSRWTLAFFYNMIDVSGLASYIIYREHNPSFRAKDQRRKFLKDLANQLCMIAIEDRSTNKMIMRNHFLRGAVEMVLGRCIVVASQPAAGPKIPHGSRGPSPVVGSCYVCRDLRRKQRKTRKSCVVCVKPICDEHSVACRMRDYTWSF, encoded by the exons atgagtgatagtaatgctggatctagtttccgccataatccaagaaaacgtgtttgcag atttacgtctgacgaaataatgcgaatgctagaagaatctgattctgagcatgaggatgaaccatatgttccatctgatgatgaaaactatgtaccacaagtggatgttactgaagaagattcagacattgaacaagaaatggtcatagagcatgaaaatgaatacgaatcagacgaaagtgttgaggatgattctgtgcctcaaagtgcaggcgacatttggactgctaaggatgaaactcaatggtgcagtaatccactgccaaatgcacaaacaaaatctcgtaatgtcctacgacaaagaggtggccctgcagcaatcagcaacctatatacagcaaaagagctattcaagtccatcatgactcccgagatgtgtgacatcatattacgggaaacgaatcgaaaggccaagagagtttgtgatgcttacaacaacgaactggtacaacgttttcctgattcttccaaacggccaccacaaaaaacattcaagcaatttactgaaactgaacttcatgcatttttgggcatactgattgctgctggtgtgcacagagccaacaaagagaatctggaggaaatgtggaatgttgctgctctgcctcttatacgtgcagccatgtctcgtgaccgcttcaagatgatactcagatttatcaggtttgacaacgaaaatacacgtgcagaacgtgtgcaaacagataaagctgcaccaatacgggacatctggacaatgctgaacagtaatctggagagagcctacaagccatatcattgtatcaccgtcgacgagcaattatttccatttagaggtcatactaaatttacccagtatataccttcaaaaccagctaaatatggcataaagattttctgggcttgtgactcatcaaatgcctaccctttacaaggtcagctctacactgggaaaccaactgatggtcctcgacaagtaaacattggagaacgaacagtattggacctagtgagctcgtataaaggctctggaagaaatgtcaccaccgataacttctttacaaccatggaactagctaaggtattgaactcctggaacatgacactagttggtacagtgagaaaaaacaaaaggttcctacctaacaacatgcagcctgccaaagaaaggcctgtatactcgacaaattttgcctacaatcatgatgcaacagtctgttcatatgtaccaaagaagaacaaatcagtcgtgcttctatcatctatgcacatgacgggagaagttgaagagacactagcagccaagccagagataataaaatactacaacataacaaaaggtggcgttgatgttatggataaaatgttgggagaatacactgtgaaacgacgaacatcacgttggactttggcatttttctacaatatgattgatgtcagtgggttagcatcctacatcatctacagagaacacaatccaagcttcagggcaaaggatcaacgaagaaagttcctgaaagatctcgcaaatcagctgtgtatgattgcaattgaagatcgtagtacaaacaaaatgataatgagaaaccattttcttcgaggtgcagtagaaatggtgcttggacgatgcattgtggtagcatcgcagccagcagctggccccaaaatacctcatggtagtcgtggaccctcccctgttgttggtagttgctatgtctgcagagacctgaggcgaaaacaacgcaagactagaaagtcttgtgtggtttgtgtgaaacccatttgcgatgaacactctgta gcttgtcgtatgcgggactacacctggagtttctga